The Methanocalculus alkaliphilus region GAAGAACCTCAGGAAGAGGGTGCAGAGTTATTTCCAGAAGCGGGACCTCGATCCCAAGACCGCCGTCCTCGTCGAATCTATCGCCTCGGTCGATTTCATCGCAACCAGGGATGAGACCGAGGCGCTCATCCTCGAAAATACCCTCATCAAGCAGCACCAGCCGAAGTACAACATCGATCTCAAGGATGCAAAGAGCTACGCCTTCATCCACCTCTCCGATGATCCCTTCCCGAGGATCGGGATCGCACGAAAGACCGGGGCGAAAGGGACCTACTTCGGCCCTTTCGTCTCCGGAAGGGAACGGGATCGCCTCCTTGCCGCGGCAAAGAAGATCTTCGGGCTCAGATCCTGCCGGCGTCTCCCGAAGCGTGCCTGTCTCCGGTACCATATCGGGACATGCCCGGCACCATGCATCGGCGCGATCACCGAAGAGGCATATGGAGAGAGGGTTGACCAGGCGGTCGAGGTCCTGAAGGGGAGGGTGAAGGGGCTGATCACCCGGCTTGAGGAGGAGATGAAGGAGCGATCCGTTGCCTGTGACTTTGAGGGTGCAATCAGGCTCCGGGAGACGATCACTGCACTGACCCATCTCTCAGGGCGCCGGATGATGAGACCGAAACGGGAGCATGAAGGGGATCTCATCAACTACCGGATAAGCGGGGGTGAGGTCTTCCTCCTCCTCTTCCACCAGAGAAACGGGACTCTTGTAGATAAGGAGGAGTTCCGGTTCCCGGAATCCCCCGATTTCCTCTCCGAATTCATCGTCCAGTACTACAGTGACCATGAGGTTCCGGAGGAGGTGATCATCCCGGCTGCCGTCGATGACGCCATCAGCGGGTACCTGGCACGCCTCCGAGGAAAGAGCGTCGCTGTGACGGTTCCGAAGCAGGGGCAGAAACGGGATCTCCTTGAGATAGCTGCAAAAAATGTCGATCTCACCTGGTTTGCCGGGGAAGAGCGGGTACATGCCCTTAAAAAAGCCCTGAAACTACCGAAACCCCCCGCCATCATCGAATGTTTCGACATCTCCCATCTTGCAGGAACCGCCACCGTCGGGTCGATGGTGCGGTTTACGAACGGCCGGCCTGATAAGAGGCAGTACCGGCGGTACTCGATCAAGACGGTTATGGGGATCGATGACCCCGCTGCGATCCGGGAGATCGTCTCCCGGCGGTACAGGCGGCTCATTGATGAGGAGCGTGATCTTCCCGATCTCATCCTCGTTGATGGGGGGAAGGCACAGCTTGCGGCGGCATATGCAGCATTGCGCAAGCTTGACCTTACCATCCCGGTAGCGGCCCTTGCCAAGCGGGAGGAGGAGATCTATCTTCCAAATATTCCCTATCCGATCCCGGTACCGCACGATGATCCCGCATCCCTCCTCCTTCAGGAGATCCGGGATGAGGCACACCGTTTCGCCATCACCTATAACAGGCTGAAGCGAAAGAAGAAGATTATACCATGAGGTTCACACTCCGGGCAGACTTCTCCCCACGCGGCTCCCAACCCGCTGCGATCCGTGGGCTGACGGAAGGCTTTGAATCAGGGATGACGAAGCAGACCCTCCTTGGGGTCACCGGCTCCGGAAAGACCTTCACCATCGCTAATGTGATCAACCGTATCCAGAAGCCGACCCTCGTCCTTGCCCATAACAAAACCCTCGCTGCCCAGTTATACAATGAGTTTCAGGATTTCTTCCCTGAGAACCGGGTGGAGTACTTCGTCTCGTATTATGATTATTATCAGCCTGAGAGCTATCTGCCGCAGAAGGATCAGTATATTGAAAAAGATGCGGATATCAATGCAAAGATCGAGCAGATGCGCCTCTCGGCAACCGCCTCACTCCTCTCCCGGCCTGATACCATCATTGTCTCGTCCGTCTCCTGCATCTATGGTCTTGGAAATCCCGAGCATTTCGGAAACCTCGGCTTTGAGCTCCGGTGCGGGGAGCGGATCGCGAGGAGTGATCTCATCGGCCGGCTTGTTGAGATCCAGTTTGAACGCAATGATACAGAACTTGCACCCGGGAGATTCCGTGTCCGGGGCGACACCATCGAGATCATCCCGGGGTACTACAATGATATCATCAGGATCGAGCTCTTCGGGGATGAGATAGACCGGATATCGGAGATTGAGAAGACCGGAGGCAGAAGGCTCAAGACGATGGAGTACTTCCATGTCTATCCCGCCCGTCACTTCGTCATCCCTGAAGAGGAGAAGAAACGGGCAATCACATCGATCAGGGCGGAGCTTGAAGAGGTCCTCCCGACCCTTGGGATGATCGAGGCGCACCGGCTGCGGCAGCGTACCCTCTTTGATATCGAGATGATCGAGGAGACCGGGAGCTGCAAAGGGATCGAGAACTACTCCCGCCACTTTGATGGGCGAAATGCGGGTGAACAGCCGTACTGTCTCCTTGATTACTTCGGGGATGACTTCCTGATGATCATCGATGAGAGCCACCAGACCCTCCCCCAGGTCAGGGGGATGTATAATGGCGACTACTCACGGAAGAAGAGTCTCGTGGAGTACGGATTCCGGTTGCCAAGCGCCTTTGACAACCGGCCCCTGAAGTTCCATGAGTTCGAGGCATATATGAAGAAGGTCATCTTCGTCTCGGCGACCCCCGGCGGGTATGAGGGGGAGCATGCCGATCAGGTTGTCGAGCAGATCATCCGGCCGACGGGCCTCGTCGATCCGGTTGTGGAGATCCGGCCGATTGAAGGGCAGACACAGGATCTCCTTGCCGAGATTCGAAAAACCATTGATCAGGGTGACCGGTGCCTCGTCACCACCCTCACCAAGCGGCTCGCCGAAGAGCTGACCGACTATTTTGTAGAACAGGGGATCAAAACCCGGTACCTCCACTCCGAGATACAGACGCTCGAACGGACCGAGATCATCCGGCAGCTCCGGCTCGGGACTTTTGATGTCCTTGTGGGGATCAATCTGCTTCGTGAAGGGCTTGATATTCCTGAGGTCGGGTTCGTCGGGATACTTGATGCCGATAAGGAAGGGTTCCTCAGGAATGAAAAGAGCCTTATCCAGACGATTGGGCGAGCGGCACGGAACGTCAACTCACATGTCGTCCTCTATGCCGACCGGATGACCGACTCAATCCGGCGGGCCGTCGCCGAGACCGAGAGGAGACGAAGGATCCAGATCGCTTTCAATGATGAGCATGGGATCATCCCTGCGACGATCCGAAAGCCGATCCGGGAGAAGGAGGTCGATCTCGATGATCTGGCTCACCTACCGAAGGCTGAGCTTCCAAACGTCATCATCCAGCTTGAAGCAGAGATGCGTGCCGCCGCCGAATCACTCGACTTTGAGCATGCAATAGAACTGCGGGAGGAGATCCGGCGGGCAAAAGAGATGATGGAGCAGTGAGGGGTGTATTCCTGCTCCCCTCGACCTTATCATCCCTACTCCCCGGAATAGACCCCTGTCTCTTTCGGGTCATCCCCGGAGGGCATGATGAATAACGCGAGGATATAGACGATGAGCCCTCCCCCGCTGGTGAAGAGGGTTCCTATTACCCATCCCAGCCGGACAAGGGATGGATCCCATCCGAAATACTCTGCAATG contains the following coding sequences:
- the uvrC gene encoding excinuclease ABC subunit UvrC, encoding MIDYSHIPEEPGSYLFSDDGGSVIYIGKAKNLRKRVQSYFQKRDLDPKTAVLVESIASVDFIATRDETEALILENTLIKQHQPKYNIDLKDAKSYAFIHLSDDPFPRIGIARKTGAKGTYFGPFVSGRERDRLLAAAKKIFGLRSCRRLPKRACLRYHIGTCPAPCIGAITEEAYGERVDQAVEVLKGRVKGLITRLEEEMKERSVACDFEGAIRLRETITALTHLSGRRMMRPKREHEGDLINYRISGGEVFLLLFHQRNGTLVDKEEFRFPESPDFLSEFIVQYYSDHEVPEEVIIPAAVDDAISGYLARLRGKSVAVTVPKQGQKRDLLEIAAKNVDLTWFAGEERVHALKKALKLPKPPAIIECFDISHLAGTATVGSMVRFTNGRPDKRQYRRYSIKTVMGIDDPAAIREIVSRRYRRLIDEERDLPDLILVDGGKAQLAAAYAALRKLDLTIPVAALAKREEEIYLPNIPYPIPVPHDDPASLLLQEIRDEAHRFAITYNRLKRKKKIIP
- the uvrB gene encoding excinuclease ABC subunit UvrB; translated protein: MRFTLRADFSPRGSQPAAIRGLTEGFESGMTKQTLLGVTGSGKTFTIANVINRIQKPTLVLAHNKTLAAQLYNEFQDFFPENRVEYFVSYYDYYQPESYLPQKDQYIEKDADINAKIEQMRLSATASLLSRPDTIIVSSVSCIYGLGNPEHFGNLGFELRCGERIARSDLIGRLVEIQFERNDTELAPGRFRVRGDTIEIIPGYYNDIIRIELFGDEIDRISEIEKTGGRRLKTMEYFHVYPARHFVIPEEEKKRAITSIRAELEEVLPTLGMIEAHRLRQRTLFDIEMIEETGSCKGIENYSRHFDGRNAGEQPYCLLDYFGDDFLMIIDESHQTLPQVRGMYNGDYSRKKSLVEYGFRLPSAFDNRPLKFHEFEAYMKKVIFVSATPGGYEGEHADQVVEQIIRPTGLVDPVVEIRPIEGQTQDLLAEIRKTIDQGDRCLVTTLTKRLAEELTDYFVEQGIKTRYLHSEIQTLERTEIIRQLRLGTFDVLVGINLLREGLDIPEVGFVGILDADKEGFLRNEKSLIQTIGRAARNVNSHVVLYADRMTDSIRRAVAETERRRRIQIAFNDEHGIIPATIRKPIREKEVDLDDLAHLPKAELPNVIIQLEAEMRAAAESLDFEHAIELREEIRRAKEMMEQ
- a CDS encoding PspC domain-containing protein, which codes for MSQQERLTRSATNKLLGGVCGGIAEYFGWDPSLVRLGWVIGTLFTSGGGLIVYILALFIMPSGDDPKETGVYSGE